In the genome of Pogona vitticeps strain Pit_001003342236 chromosome 13, PviZW2.1, whole genome shotgun sequence, one region contains:
- the IL4R gene encoding interleukin-4 receptor subunit alpha isoform X1 → MKGERGFRLLYVFIPVNPRGGANPANPGFRLPRGHLLASSGSKALDFLWRENAPPGRGLVPRKSAILKGVPTNDVQPTCYTDYAAELACCWEAAPSANCTEAFLLRYQTDASGELQECLPKNVRGPGPGSWCTCAFPVASPFRIVLDRITTRNRTEVWQTKAENKVKPRPLVNLTVAKKSHSFLLTWKKDYVADSILHKTKANYEVAYWLQGQEEKLAKCPGKDGVCCSHWCRTLDTEPPCLAVRQASAEVSSGYEIYANQLAPHSNYMASVRYRLVLWETVWSEWSSPCTWYNDLELGDDEHRNDLLWVCVPVVAVILTCYICLGRVKKWQDSIPHPVILMGKQVPSPSFPKKERKPSPYGIKALLCDLCNQNGREFQGRRPPAPASGHTTTTTMTTMQENEPPAQQERVLWPEIPLIERLPVTCSFETGTEPQTQQEKVEGHRHVPHANAMASLFRDAVTGDLSPADTRGLELWPEGQEGPRCPRQPPPENVPQAPRLFPEWSLDVHSDRGGRATMEGSSEPGYHKTIMEEPAVAAAGPAPKQGLSCDPAASEVGFQSLLLPPESPSAPGGAAHLKSTSPCPNGQAGGLHPTPAHGYKSFSSLSQHMANFCEALEGQPSLPRGDQIQLLGSDGGGNQSLLLSPRVCGLNSLFPGCRDALPWLSSGKGAAATPLILTPLKEDSFEHIPVGRGTTPCPEALSPPGYRSLASLLQNGAGGMHPSSLGPESPYKPLHSVLRSGPTEPPPPLLLGPGLSEKASGIAAWPGVLWDATLGLRQQSDSVEEEEEEEEDFPGDRELPCI, encoded by the exons atgaagggggaaagggggttcAGACTCCTGTATGTCTTCATCCCTGTTAATCCGAGAGGAGGGGCCAATCCTGCAAACCCTGGCTTCCGTCTCCCCCGTGGACATCTTCTGGCCTCTTCTGGCTCCAAAGCACTGGACTTCCTTTGGAGAGAAAATGCGCCTCCTGGGAGAGGCCTTGTGCCCAGAAAGTCCGCCATCTTAAAag GTGTGCCCACAAATGACGTCCAGCCCACCTGCTACACAGACTATGCCGCGGAGCTGGCGTGCTGCTGGGAAGCTGCCCCTTCTGCTAACTGCACCGAGGCATTCCTGCTCCGCTACCAGACGGACGCCTCCGG GGAGCTCCAGGAGTGTCTCCCCAAGAACGTGAGGGGTCCTGGCCCTGGTTCCTGGTGCACGTGCGCCTTTCCGGTGGCCAGCCCATTCCGTATAGTGCTGGACAGGATCACGACCAGGAACAGGACGGAGGTCTGGCAGACGAAAGCGGAGAACAAGG TGAAGCCTCGGCCTCTCGTGAACCTGACTGTGGCAAAGAAGAGCCACTCCTTCCTCCTCACCTGGAAGAAGGACTACGTGGCCGATAGCATCCTACACAAGACCAAAGCAAACTACGAGGTGGCTTATTGGCTCCAAGGCCAGGAGGAAAAG CTGGCCAAATGCCCTGGGAAGGACGGAGTCTGCTGCTCCCACTGGTGCCGGACCCTGGACACAGAGCCTCCATGCCTCGCTGTG agACAAGCATCCGCAGAGGTATCTTCAGGCTATGAAATCTACGCCAACCAACTGGCGCCACATTCGAATTACATGGCAAGCGTGCGGTACAGGCTGGTGCTCTGGGAGACTGTCTGGAGTGAGTGGAGCAGCCCCTGCACCTGGTATAACG ATCTTGAACTTGGCGACGACGAACATAGGAATGACCTCCTCTGGGTGTGCGTTCCGGTGGTCGCAGTGATTCTTACCTGCTACATCTGTCTTGGCAG GGTGAAGAAATGGCAGGACTCAATCCCACACCCGGTCATCCTGATGGGAAAGCAG GTTCCCAGTCCCAGCTTTccaaagaaggagaggaagccaTCCCCGTATGGAATCAAGGCCCTGCTTTGTGACCTGTGCAACCA AAATGGCAGAGAATTCCAAGGCAGACGCCCTCCTGCGCCTGCCTCTGGCCacacgacgacgacgacgatgacgacgatgcAGGAGAATGAGCCCCCAGCCCAACAAGAGCGGGTCCTGTGGCCTGAGATCCCTTTGATCGAGCGCTTGCCAGTTACGTGCAGCTTTGAAACAGGAACTGAGCCTCAAACCCAGCAAGAGAAGGTGGAGGGACACAGACACGTCCCTCATGCAAATGCCATGGCAAGCCTCTTCAGAGATGCCGTGACTGGCGACCTCAGCCCAGCGGACACCAGAGGCCTTGAGCTCTGGCCAGAAGGCCAGGAGGGACCGCGTTGCCCCCGACAGCCACCTCCAGAAAACGTACCCCAGGCCCCTCGTCTCTTCCCAGAGTGGTCCCTGGACGTGCACAGCGACCGAGGAGGGAGGGCCACCATGGAGGGCTCTTCTGAGCCAGGCTATCACAAGACCATCATGGAGGAGCCCGCCGTGGCGGCGGCAGGTCCAGCGCCTAAGCAGGGGCTGAGCTGTGATCCTGCTGCTTCGGAGGTGGGGTTCCAGTCCCTGCTCCTGCCTCCCGAGTCACCCAGCGCCCCAGGAGGAGCCGCCCACCTGAAAAGCACCAGCCCTTGCCCAAATGGGCAGGCCGGGGGCCTCCATCCCACCCCTGCCCATGGCTACAAGTCCTTCAGCAGCTTATCTCAGCACATGGCCAACTTCTGTGAGGCTTTGGAGGGGCAGCCATCTCTTCCTAGAGGAGACCAGATCCAGCTACTGGGCAGTGATGGAGGTGGCAACCAGAGTCTGCTGCTGAGCCCCAGAGTCTGTGGCCTGAACTCACTTTTCCCAGGATGCCGAGATGCACTGCCGTGGCTTTCCTCTGGCAAAGGGGCAGCAGCCACTCCTCTGATTCTGACACCCCTGAAGGAAGACTCATTCGAGCACATTCCGGTGGGACGAGGCACCACGCCTTGCCCGGAAGCCCTTTCCCCGCCCGGGTACCGATCCTTGGCCTCACTGCTTCAGAATGGTGCGGGAGGCATGCACCCCAGCAGCTTAGGCCCGGAGTCCCCCTATAAGCCCCTCCACAGTGTTCTAAGGAGCGGGCCCACAGAACCGCCGCCACCCCTCCTCCTTGGCCCTGGCCTTAGCGAGAAAGCCTCTGGGATTGCCGCCTGGCCAGGTGTGCTCTGGGATGCGACCCTGGGCCTCCGCCAGCAGTCAGAttctgtggaggaggaggaggaggaggaggaggacttccCCGGGGACAGAGAACTGCCGTGCATCTGA
- the IL4R gene encoding interleukin-4 receptor subunit alpha isoform X3, translating into MARAAGATGSWRVSGCCCCCRRFLLLLLLLFPGWLCLGVPTNDVQPTCYTDYAAELACCWEAAPSANCTEAFLLRYQTDASGELQECLPKNVRGPGPGSWCTCAFPVASPFRIVLDRITTRNRTEVWQTKAENKVKPRPLVNLTVAKKSHSFLLTWKKDYVADSILHKTKANYEVAYWLQGQEEKLAKCPGKDGVCCSHWCRTLDTEPPCLAVRQASAEVSSGYEIYANQLAPHSNYMASVRYRLVLWETVWSEWSSPCTWYNDLELGDDEHRNDLLWVCVPVVAVILTCYICLGRVKKWQDSIPHPVILMGKQVPSPSFPKKERKPSPYGIKALLCDLCNQNGREFQGRRPPAPASGHTTTTTMTTMQENEPPAQQERVLWPEIPLIERLPVTCSFETGTEPQTQQEKVEGHRHVPHANAMASLFRDAVTGDLSPADTRGLELWPEGQEGPRCPRQPPPENVPQAPRLFPEWSLDVHSDRGGRATMEGSSEPGYHKTIMEEPAVAAAGPAPKQGLSCDPAASEVGFQSLLLPPESPSAPGGAAHLKSTSPCPNGQAGGLHPTPAHGYKSFSSLSQHMANFCEALEGQPSLPRGDQIQLLGSDGGGNQSLLLSPRVCGLNSLFPGCRDALPWLSSGKGAAATPLILTPLKEDSFEHIPVGRGTTPCPEALSPPGYRSLASLLQNGAGGMHPSSLGPESPYKPLHSVLRSGPTEPPPPLLLGPGLSEKASGIAAWPGVLWDATLGLRQQSDSVEEEEEEEEDFPGDRELPCI; encoded by the exons ATGGCCCGAGCCGCGGGCGCGACCGGCTCCTGGCGGGtctccggctgctgctgctgctgccgccgcttcctcctcctcctcctcctcctcttcccggGCTGGCTGTGCCTCG GTGTGCCCACAAATGACGTCCAGCCCACCTGCTACACAGACTATGCCGCGGAGCTGGCGTGCTGCTGGGAAGCTGCCCCTTCTGCTAACTGCACCGAGGCATTCCTGCTCCGCTACCAGACGGACGCCTCCGG GGAGCTCCAGGAGTGTCTCCCCAAGAACGTGAGGGGTCCTGGCCCTGGTTCCTGGTGCACGTGCGCCTTTCCGGTGGCCAGCCCATTCCGTATAGTGCTGGACAGGATCACGACCAGGAACAGGACGGAGGTCTGGCAGACGAAAGCGGAGAACAAGG TGAAGCCTCGGCCTCTCGTGAACCTGACTGTGGCAAAGAAGAGCCACTCCTTCCTCCTCACCTGGAAGAAGGACTACGTGGCCGATAGCATCCTACACAAGACCAAAGCAAACTACGAGGTGGCTTATTGGCTCCAAGGCCAGGAGGAAAAG CTGGCCAAATGCCCTGGGAAGGACGGAGTCTGCTGCTCCCACTGGTGCCGGACCCTGGACACAGAGCCTCCATGCCTCGCTGTG agACAAGCATCCGCAGAGGTATCTTCAGGCTATGAAATCTACGCCAACCAACTGGCGCCACATTCGAATTACATGGCAAGCGTGCGGTACAGGCTGGTGCTCTGGGAGACTGTCTGGAGTGAGTGGAGCAGCCCCTGCACCTGGTATAACG ATCTTGAACTTGGCGACGACGAACATAGGAATGACCTCCTCTGGGTGTGCGTTCCGGTGGTCGCAGTGATTCTTACCTGCTACATCTGTCTTGGCAG GGTGAAGAAATGGCAGGACTCAATCCCACACCCGGTCATCCTGATGGGAAAGCAG GTTCCCAGTCCCAGCTTTccaaagaaggagaggaagccaTCCCCGTATGGAATCAAGGCCCTGCTTTGTGACCTGTGCAACCA AAATGGCAGAGAATTCCAAGGCAGACGCCCTCCTGCGCCTGCCTCTGGCCacacgacgacgacgacgatgacgacgatgcAGGAGAATGAGCCCCCAGCCCAACAAGAGCGGGTCCTGTGGCCTGAGATCCCTTTGATCGAGCGCTTGCCAGTTACGTGCAGCTTTGAAACAGGAACTGAGCCTCAAACCCAGCAAGAGAAGGTGGAGGGACACAGACACGTCCCTCATGCAAATGCCATGGCAAGCCTCTTCAGAGATGCCGTGACTGGCGACCTCAGCCCAGCGGACACCAGAGGCCTTGAGCTCTGGCCAGAAGGCCAGGAGGGACCGCGTTGCCCCCGACAGCCACCTCCAGAAAACGTACCCCAGGCCCCTCGTCTCTTCCCAGAGTGGTCCCTGGACGTGCACAGCGACCGAGGAGGGAGGGCCACCATGGAGGGCTCTTCTGAGCCAGGCTATCACAAGACCATCATGGAGGAGCCCGCCGTGGCGGCGGCAGGTCCAGCGCCTAAGCAGGGGCTGAGCTGTGATCCTGCTGCTTCGGAGGTGGGGTTCCAGTCCCTGCTCCTGCCTCCCGAGTCACCCAGCGCCCCAGGAGGAGCCGCCCACCTGAAAAGCACCAGCCCTTGCCCAAATGGGCAGGCCGGGGGCCTCCATCCCACCCCTGCCCATGGCTACAAGTCCTTCAGCAGCTTATCTCAGCACATGGCCAACTTCTGTGAGGCTTTGGAGGGGCAGCCATCTCTTCCTAGAGGAGACCAGATCCAGCTACTGGGCAGTGATGGAGGTGGCAACCAGAGTCTGCTGCTGAGCCCCAGAGTCTGTGGCCTGAACTCACTTTTCCCAGGATGCCGAGATGCACTGCCGTGGCTTTCCTCTGGCAAAGGGGCAGCAGCCACTCCTCTGATTCTGACACCCCTGAAGGAAGACTCATTCGAGCACATTCCGGTGGGACGAGGCACCACGCCTTGCCCGGAAGCCCTTTCCCCGCCCGGGTACCGATCCTTGGCCTCACTGCTTCAGAATGGTGCGGGAGGCATGCACCCCAGCAGCTTAGGCCCGGAGTCCCCCTATAAGCCCCTCCACAGTGTTCTAAGGAGCGGGCCCACAGAACCGCCGCCACCCCTCCTCCTTGGCCCTGGCCTTAGCGAGAAAGCCTCTGGGATTGCCGCCTGGCCAGGTGTGCTCTGGGATGCGACCCTGGGCCTCCGCCAGCAGTCAGAttctgtggaggaggaggaggaggaggaggaggacttccCCGGGGACAGAGAACTGCCGTGCATCTGA
- the IL4R gene encoding interleukin-4 receptor subunit alpha isoform X2, producing MPRHGVPTNDVQPTCYTDYAAELACCWEAAPSANCTEAFLLRYQTDASGELQECLPKNVRGPGPGSWCTCAFPVASPFRIVLDRITTRNRTEVWQTKAENKVKPRPLVNLTVAKKSHSFLLTWKKDYVADSILHKTKANYEVAYWLQGQEEKLAKCPGKDGVCCSHWCRTLDTEPPCLAVRQASAEVSSGYEIYANQLAPHSNYMASVRYRLVLWETVWSEWSSPCTWYNDLELGDDEHRNDLLWVCVPVVAVILTCYICLGRVKKWQDSIPHPVILMGKQVPSPSFPKKERKPSPYGIKALLCDLCNQNGREFQGRRPPAPASGHTTTTTMTTMQENEPPAQQERVLWPEIPLIERLPVTCSFETGTEPQTQQEKVEGHRHVPHANAMASLFRDAVTGDLSPADTRGLELWPEGQEGPRCPRQPPPENVPQAPRLFPEWSLDVHSDRGGRATMEGSSEPGYHKTIMEEPAVAAAGPAPKQGLSCDPAASEVGFQSLLLPPESPSAPGGAAHLKSTSPCPNGQAGGLHPTPAHGYKSFSSLSQHMANFCEALEGQPSLPRGDQIQLLGSDGGGNQSLLLSPRVCGLNSLFPGCRDALPWLSSGKGAAATPLILTPLKEDSFEHIPVGRGTTPCPEALSPPGYRSLASLLQNGAGGMHPSSLGPESPYKPLHSVLRSGPTEPPPPLLLGPGLSEKASGIAAWPGVLWDATLGLRQQSDSVEEEEEEEEDFPGDRELPCI from the exons ATGCCCCGACATG GTGTGCCCACAAATGACGTCCAGCCCACCTGCTACACAGACTATGCCGCGGAGCTGGCGTGCTGCTGGGAAGCTGCCCCTTCTGCTAACTGCACCGAGGCATTCCTGCTCCGCTACCAGACGGACGCCTCCGG GGAGCTCCAGGAGTGTCTCCCCAAGAACGTGAGGGGTCCTGGCCCTGGTTCCTGGTGCACGTGCGCCTTTCCGGTGGCCAGCCCATTCCGTATAGTGCTGGACAGGATCACGACCAGGAACAGGACGGAGGTCTGGCAGACGAAAGCGGAGAACAAGG TGAAGCCTCGGCCTCTCGTGAACCTGACTGTGGCAAAGAAGAGCCACTCCTTCCTCCTCACCTGGAAGAAGGACTACGTGGCCGATAGCATCCTACACAAGACCAAAGCAAACTACGAGGTGGCTTATTGGCTCCAAGGCCAGGAGGAAAAG CTGGCCAAATGCCCTGGGAAGGACGGAGTCTGCTGCTCCCACTGGTGCCGGACCCTGGACACAGAGCCTCCATGCCTCGCTGTG agACAAGCATCCGCAGAGGTATCTTCAGGCTATGAAATCTACGCCAACCAACTGGCGCCACATTCGAATTACATGGCAAGCGTGCGGTACAGGCTGGTGCTCTGGGAGACTGTCTGGAGTGAGTGGAGCAGCCCCTGCACCTGGTATAACG ATCTTGAACTTGGCGACGACGAACATAGGAATGACCTCCTCTGGGTGTGCGTTCCGGTGGTCGCAGTGATTCTTACCTGCTACATCTGTCTTGGCAG GGTGAAGAAATGGCAGGACTCAATCCCACACCCGGTCATCCTGATGGGAAAGCAG GTTCCCAGTCCCAGCTTTccaaagaaggagaggaagccaTCCCCGTATGGAATCAAGGCCCTGCTTTGTGACCTGTGCAACCA AAATGGCAGAGAATTCCAAGGCAGACGCCCTCCTGCGCCTGCCTCTGGCCacacgacgacgacgacgatgacgacgatgcAGGAGAATGAGCCCCCAGCCCAACAAGAGCGGGTCCTGTGGCCTGAGATCCCTTTGATCGAGCGCTTGCCAGTTACGTGCAGCTTTGAAACAGGAACTGAGCCTCAAACCCAGCAAGAGAAGGTGGAGGGACACAGACACGTCCCTCATGCAAATGCCATGGCAAGCCTCTTCAGAGATGCCGTGACTGGCGACCTCAGCCCAGCGGACACCAGAGGCCTTGAGCTCTGGCCAGAAGGCCAGGAGGGACCGCGTTGCCCCCGACAGCCACCTCCAGAAAACGTACCCCAGGCCCCTCGTCTCTTCCCAGAGTGGTCCCTGGACGTGCACAGCGACCGAGGAGGGAGGGCCACCATGGAGGGCTCTTCTGAGCCAGGCTATCACAAGACCATCATGGAGGAGCCCGCCGTGGCGGCGGCAGGTCCAGCGCCTAAGCAGGGGCTGAGCTGTGATCCTGCTGCTTCGGAGGTGGGGTTCCAGTCCCTGCTCCTGCCTCCCGAGTCACCCAGCGCCCCAGGAGGAGCCGCCCACCTGAAAAGCACCAGCCCTTGCCCAAATGGGCAGGCCGGGGGCCTCCATCCCACCCCTGCCCATGGCTACAAGTCCTTCAGCAGCTTATCTCAGCACATGGCCAACTTCTGTGAGGCTTTGGAGGGGCAGCCATCTCTTCCTAGAGGAGACCAGATCCAGCTACTGGGCAGTGATGGAGGTGGCAACCAGAGTCTGCTGCTGAGCCCCAGAGTCTGTGGCCTGAACTCACTTTTCCCAGGATGCCGAGATGCACTGCCGTGGCTTTCCTCTGGCAAAGGGGCAGCAGCCACTCCTCTGATTCTGACACCCCTGAAGGAAGACTCATTCGAGCACATTCCGGTGGGACGAGGCACCACGCCTTGCCCGGAAGCCCTTTCCCCGCCCGGGTACCGATCCTTGGCCTCACTGCTTCAGAATGGTGCGGGAGGCATGCACCCCAGCAGCTTAGGCCCGGAGTCCCCCTATAAGCCCCTCCACAGTGTTCTAAGGAGCGGGCCCACAGAACCGCCGCCACCCCTCCTCCTTGGCCCTGGCCTTAGCGAGAAAGCCTCTGGGATTGCCGCCTGGCCAGGTGTGCTCTGGGATGCGACCCTGGGCCTCCGCCAGCAGTCAGAttctgtggaggaggaggaggaggaggaggaggacttccCCGGGGACAGAGAACTGCCGTGCATCTGA